Proteins encoded by one window of Salicibibacter halophilus:
- a CDS encoding LysR family transcriptional regulator: MEVRLLRYFIAVANQKSISAAAQHLHLSQPSLSRQLSEFEKELGTALFIRGNRKITLTDEGMFLLNKAKEIVELVDKTEANFNQSTEIISGDIYIGSGETEAMRFIAETIKTLTEDYPSIRFHLYSGNADDVAEKLDSGLLDFGIVIEPTDKQKYDYMQLPCTDVWGVLMRKDSPLAVKPFVQPMDLIDKPLITSRQTAVSNELTGWFGQNVEDLTITGTYNLLYNAALMVEENIGYALCIDRIINTSGSNLCFKPLHPKLEVNLNIIWKKHQVFSNAANKFLDRLRYDINDKKITLL, from the coding sequence ATGGAAGTTCGATTGTTGCGATATTTTATTGCGGTAGCGAACCAAAAGAGCATTTCGGCTGCGGCCCAGCATTTACATTTATCACAGCCGTCGTTATCGAGGCAATTAAGTGAATTTGAAAAAGAATTAGGTACCGCTTTATTCATCAGAGGAAACCGGAAAATCACATTAACGGATGAAGGTATGTTCTTGCTAAATAAAGCGAAAGAAATTGTTGAGTTAGTCGATAAAACGGAAGCTAATTTTAACCAGTCAACAGAAATCATTAGCGGTGACATTTACATCGGTAGCGGTGAAACCGAAGCGATGCGTTTTATTGCTGAAACGATAAAAACGTTAACGGAAGACTATCCAAGTATTCGATTTCATTTATACAGTGGCAATGCGGATGATGTTGCTGAAAAGTTAGACAGTGGACTATTAGACTTTGGGATTGTCATAGAACCAACAGATAAACAAAAATATGATTACATGCAATTGCCGTGTACAGATGTTTGGGGTGTTTTAATGCGTAAGGATAGTCCTTTGGCGGTAAAGCCATTTGTTCAGCCGATGGATTTAATAGATAAACCGCTGATAACGTCACGTCAAACGGCTGTTAGTAATGAATTGACAGGATGGTTTGGACAGAATGTTGAGGATTTAACGATTACCGGAACATACAACTTACTTTACAATGCTGCACTCATGGTCGAAGAAAATATTGGATATGCGTTATGCATAGATAGAATTATTAACACATCAGGCAGCAACCTTTGTTTTAAACCATTACATCCAAAATTAGAAGTTAATTTAAATATCATTTGGAAAAAACATCAAGTGTTTTCGAATGCAGCAAATAAGTTTTTAGATCGGCTTCGATATGATATTAATGATAAAAAAATAACTTTATTATGA